Proteins co-encoded in one Kribbella qitaiheensis genomic window:
- a CDS encoding ComEA family DNA-binding protein encodes MKVRRRTPAPDPGGRLRALARLNAATPGAVRRVPPASVEQLQSVELLASGGQRASAGLLGSDDEVGSDEEVRGGWIPESVVPERLRGSRWALAPRHVAVVAIILLLGLVWAGWSLFHSRPEVIPDAHPSPPSAVGGSPVTQPSTPGAPTPSPSPQELVVDVAGKVRRPGLVRAKPGSRVADVLALAGGALPGVDLTSLNLARQVSDGEQILVGIPGNAPPPTTPGPATTPGAEPPTATPVDLNKATLADLEALPGVGPVLAQRILDWRTEHGRFTTIDELQEVTGVGEKKFESLKPHVHV; translated from the coding sequence GTGAAGGTCAGACGCCGCACCCCAGCACCCGACCCAGGCGGTCGCCTGCGTGCCCTCGCCCGGCTGAACGCGGCCACGCCGGGAGCGGTGCGACGTGTGCCGCCGGCGAGCGTCGAGCAGCTGCAGAGCGTCGAGCTGCTGGCGAGTGGTGGGCAGAGGGCGAGCGCTGGGCTGCTGGGGAGTGATGACGAGGTGGGGAGTGATGAGGAGGTGCGAGGTGGATGGATTCCCGAAAGCGTGGTGCCCGAACGACTCCGCGGCAGCCGATGGGCCCTGGCCCCGCGGCACGTCGCCGTGGTCGCCATCATCCTGCTGCTCGGCTTGGTCTGGGCAGGCTGGTCGCTCTTCCACAGCCGACCCGAAGTCATCCCCGACGCACACCCGTCACCGCCCTCAGCAGTGGGCGGATCACCCGTCACCCAACCATCAACTCCCGGTGCCCCAACCCCATCTCCATCGCCCCAGGAGCTCGTCGTGGACGTAGCAGGCAAAGTCCGCCGCCCCGGCCTGGTGCGAGCCAAGCCCGGCTCCCGAGTAGCCGACGTGCTCGCCCTGGCCGGCGGAGCCCTGCCCGGCGTCGACCTGACCAGCCTCAACCTCGCCCGCCAGGTCTCCGACGGCGAACAAATCCTCGTAGGCATCCCAGGCAACGCCCCACCACCCACAACCCCAGGCCCCGCCACCACCCCCGGCGCCGAGCCTCCAACCGCAACCCCCGTAGACCTCAACAAAGCAACCCTCGCCGACCTGGAGGCCCTCCCCGGAGTCGGCCCAGTCCTGGCCCAGCGAATCCTCGACTGGCGAACAGAACACGGCCGCTTCACCACAATCGACGAACTCCAGGAGGTCACCGGAGTAGGCGAGAAGAAATTCGAATCCCTGAAACCCCATGTCCACGTCTAA
- a CDS encoding pyridoxamine 5'-phosphate oxidase family protein, producing the protein MLDTPEEIADLQRLLDAAYERSTERLRNIIKDERHLDAQELVQVLTGMCTLNLATVTAHNEPRISAVDGHFLHTRWVFTTSGTAAKVRHLRARPAASLSYVDGERIGVFSHGDVEFLTPEHPDFAEIEAHLTAHYGSSPSSWGPDIAYCRLQPSWMVGYAFDKAALFKKQ; encoded by the coding sequence ATGTTGGACACCCCCGAGGAAATCGCCGACCTGCAGCGCCTACTGGATGCGGCCTACGAGAGGTCGACCGAGCGTCTCCGCAACATCATCAAGGACGAGCGGCACCTGGACGCCCAGGAACTGGTTCAGGTCCTGACCGGCATGTGCACGCTCAATCTGGCCACTGTGACGGCCCACAACGAGCCGCGGATCAGCGCGGTCGACGGACACTTCCTGCACACGCGGTGGGTGTTCACGACCTCCGGTACGGCGGCCAAGGTGCGGCATCTGCGAGCCAGGCCCGCCGCAAGCCTCTCGTACGTCGACGGCGAGCGGATCGGGGTGTTCAGCCATGGGGACGTGGAATTCCTCACCCCCGAGCATCCGGACTTCGCCGAGATCGAGGCGCATCTGACCGCGCACTACGGGAGTTCGCCGAGCAGCTGGGGTCCGGACATCGCCTACTGCCGGCTGCAACCCAGCTGGATGGTCGGCTACGCCTTCGACAAGGCGGCCTTGTTCAAGAAGCAATAA
- a CDS encoding YjbQ family protein yields MRSELIDVGTGDQQVVFDLTSKCEQFVAAEAHQAQGDGLLHVFVPHATAGVAILETGAGSDTDLLAVLEQLLPRDFEWQHRHGSAGHGRDHVLPALIPPYATVPVIGGRMMLGSWQSICLVDTNVDNPRRQVRLSWLPS; encoded by the coding sequence ATGCGTTCCGAGCTGATCGATGTCGGTACCGGTGACCAGCAGGTCGTTTTCGATCTGACCAGCAAGTGCGAGCAGTTCGTCGCCGCTGAGGCCCATCAGGCCCAGGGCGACGGGCTGCTGCACGTCTTCGTGCCGCACGCGACGGCCGGAGTGGCGATCCTGGAGACGGGAGCGGGCAGCGATACGGATCTGCTCGCCGTACTGGAGCAGCTGCTGCCGCGGGACTTCGAGTGGCAGCACCGGCACGGGTCGGCGGGGCATGGGCGCGATCACGTGCTGCCCGCCTTGATCCCGCCGTACGCGACGGTGCCGGTGATCGGTGGCCGGATGATGCTCGGCAGCTGGCAGTCGATCTGCCTGGTCGACACCAATGTGGACAACCCGCGCCGGCAGGTCCGGCTGTCCTGGCTGCCAAGCTGA
- a CDS encoding ATP-binding protein, with product MLDLRVQAGLSQEELADRAGLSVRTIRELEAGRVARPRKDSARLLAEGLGLRDGDAGKFLVAAGHATVRPVIAVAAPAPAGLRWRGTRPIPDGLVGRETELIELEGLLRQNRLVTLVGPGGVGKTELALAAADRFSGADTTVVVVDLTTVQRDAAVASAILDAFGTAPGTSDLDDVLAGRKPGDLVIVEDNAEHVLDGVATVANRMVRSYPGIGVLVTSRIPLGLPHEVVRRVQVLGVPANDKDFAEIAASPAVEMFVRRAARVRPGFQLTQENSATVARLCQRLDGLPLALELAAARAGSLSVETILAALDDRFRLLSGPRRFGAPHQRTLADTIAWSVDALSDPARQLLYRASMLGSPFTLDAVVGVCTGLPIEAADVPMLLAELVDKSLLQPVLEFEALYGARYKMLETIREHAYAGLSSQDEDLTEFRDRTVTWCSTYVEGLDGAWSSPDRDRRYRAANANSATFEVALERAAELGEWDTVARIVLGFRVAWQYQASVAESGIQWAGAAAEHVTDKETSGRLLAIAGRLSNLTGDVRAARRHYGEARTLMPPESEMGLVARAGWVSSGSVLLDTVSLAEIPTLVEDARGHGDPQRSATVQAICGLALARWGRLPEAKELLLAWAAALSNPGVYPDEIAYMALSRVELELGNLDEARRWAELARDSQASDDPERTKVAGCLAMVEFQAGKYDQARSLLDEADADIRGHRGYFDYLVMLYRSRLARQNDDAEQARLSIRDAVSRLLAEGRVVYLLDVLPEAVAVLHALGQHEQADQLCGQLLAWQRTMDPPMLPTAWEVLQESCAHAPVADGWPEPDPAESVQRLADDVLTALS from the coding sequence TTGCTCGACTTGAGGGTTCAGGCAGGGCTCTCCCAGGAGGAGTTGGCCGACCGGGCCGGACTGAGTGTCCGCACCATCCGTGAGCTCGAGGCAGGCCGGGTCGCGCGGCCACGGAAGGACTCCGCGCGGCTGCTCGCCGAGGGCCTCGGCCTGCGTGACGGCGACGCCGGCAAGTTCCTCGTCGCCGCTGGTCACGCCACTGTTCGGCCCGTGATCGCAGTGGCTGCCCCGGCTCCGGCAGGGCTGCGCTGGCGCGGCACCAGGCCGATCCCGGACGGCCTCGTCGGTCGCGAAACCGAGTTGATCGAGCTGGAGGGGCTGCTGCGGCAGAACCGCCTCGTCACGCTGGTCGGTCCGGGCGGCGTCGGCAAGACCGAGCTGGCTCTGGCCGCGGCCGACCGCTTCTCGGGTGCCGACACGACCGTGGTCGTCGTCGACCTGACCACGGTCCAGCGCGACGCCGCAGTAGCGTCCGCGATCCTCGACGCCTTCGGGACCGCTCCCGGGACGTCCGACCTCGACGATGTACTGGCCGGCCGGAAGCCCGGCGACCTGGTGATCGTGGAGGACAACGCCGAACACGTGCTCGACGGGGTCGCGACGGTGGCCAACCGGATGGTTCGCAGCTACCCCGGCATCGGCGTACTGGTGACGTCGCGGATCCCGCTCGGTCTGCCTCACGAGGTCGTACGCCGGGTGCAGGTGCTCGGCGTACCGGCGAACGACAAGGACTTTGCCGAGATCGCCGCGAGCCCAGCCGTAGAGATGTTCGTACGGCGCGCTGCCCGAGTGCGTCCGGGCTTCCAGCTGACCCAAGAGAACTCGGCGACCGTCGCCCGGCTCTGCCAGCGGCTGGACGGGTTGCCGCTGGCCTTGGAACTGGCGGCCGCGCGGGCCGGGTCCCTGTCCGTGGAGACGATCCTCGCTGCGTTGGACGACAGGTTCCGGCTGCTGTCGGGGCCACGGCGGTTCGGCGCTCCACACCAGCGCACGCTTGCCGACACGATCGCCTGGAGTGTGGACGCGCTGTCCGACCCGGCGCGCCAATTGCTGTATCGCGCGTCGATGCTGGGCTCGCCGTTCACGCTGGACGCGGTGGTCGGCGTCTGCACGGGGCTGCCGATCGAGGCCGCCGACGTACCGATGCTGCTGGCCGAGCTGGTGGACAAGTCCCTGCTGCAGCCGGTGCTGGAGTTCGAGGCGCTGTACGGCGCGCGGTACAAGATGCTGGAGACGATCCGCGAGCACGCGTACGCCGGGTTGTCGTCGCAGGATGAGGACCTGACCGAGTTCCGCGATCGGACGGTCACCTGGTGCTCGACGTACGTGGAAGGGCTGGACGGGGCCTGGTCGAGTCCGGACCGGGACCGGCGGTACCGCGCCGCCAATGCGAACTCGGCCACTTTCGAGGTGGCGCTGGAGCGCGCGGCGGAGTTGGGGGAGTGGGACACGGTTGCGCGGATCGTGCTCGGATTCCGGGTCGCCTGGCAGTACCAGGCAAGCGTTGCGGAGAGCGGGATCCAATGGGCCGGCGCTGCTGCGGAACACGTGACCGACAAGGAGACCAGCGGTCGGTTGCTGGCGATCGCCGGTCGGCTCTCCAACCTCACCGGCGACGTCCGGGCCGCGCGGCGGCACTACGGTGAGGCGCGGACGTTGATGCCGCCCGAGTCGGAGATGGGCTTGGTGGCGCGGGCCGGCTGGGTATCGTCCGGCTCAGTGCTGCTCGACACTGTGAGCCTGGCCGAGATTCCGACGCTGGTAGAGGATGCACGCGGGCATGGTGACCCGCAGCGATCCGCGACCGTGCAGGCGATCTGCGGGCTCGCGCTAGCTCGCTGGGGACGGCTGCCCGAGGCCAAGGAGCTGCTGCTGGCCTGGGCGGCCGCGCTGTCCAACCCGGGGGTCTACCCGGACGAGATCGCGTACATGGCCCTGAGTCGGGTCGAGCTGGAGCTGGGCAACCTGGACGAGGCCCGCCGCTGGGCGGAGCTGGCCAGGGACAGCCAGGCCTCGGACGACCCGGAGCGGACCAAGGTGGCCGGCTGCCTGGCCATGGTGGAGTTCCAGGCCGGCAAGTACGACCAGGCCCGTTCTCTGCTGGACGAGGCGGACGCGGACATCCGTGGCCATCGGGGCTACTTCGACTACCTGGTGATGCTGTACCGCAGCCGGTTGGCCCGGCAGAACGACGACGCGGAGCAGGCTCGCCTGTCGATCCGGGACGCCGTGAGCCGGCTGCTGGCCGAGGGGCGGGTCGTGTACCTGCTGGACGTGCTGCCCGAGGCTGTGGCGGTGCTGCACGCGCTGGGGCAGCACGAGCAGGCTGACCAGCTCTGCGGGCAACTGCTGGCCTGGCAGCGCACGATGGACCCGCCCATGCTCCCGACGGCCTGGGAGGTGCTGCAGGAGTCCTGCGCCCACGCCCCGGTGGCCGACGGCTGGCCTGAGCCCGACCCTGCCGAGTCGGTCCAGCGGCTGGCCGACGACGTACTGACCGCGCTTTCCTGA
- a CDS encoding SRPBCC family protein: MPLPLADVTLSPVRVTGNHRHHGRTDTPDFEASITVEAPPDHLYALVSDLPRMGEWSPECTHRPAVLRRPFSLIFGNRNTRNVTGIHHTLNALKSTAESPPPPGTTSPHHQLTTAGSAASTFAAGGRRQAAGGRPPSPL, translated from the coding sequence ATGCCGCTGCCCCTCGCCGATGTCACGCTCAGTCCAGTACGTGTCACGGGGAATCACCGTCACCACGGAAGGACCGACACGCCGGACTTCGAGGCATCCATCACCGTCGAGGCCCCGCCGGACCACCTCTACGCACTGGTCAGCGACCTCCCCCGAATGGGCGAATGGAGCCCCGAATGCACCCACCGCCCCGCCGTCCTCCGCCGCCCGTTCAGCCTCATCTTCGGCAACCGCAACACACGCAACGTCACCGGCATCCATCACACCCTCAACGCCCTGAAATCCACCGCCGAATCCCCACCTCCCCCAGGGACCACTAGCCCTCACCATCAGCTCACCACCGCCGGCAGCGCGGCATCCACCTTCGCGGCAGGCGGTAGGCGGCAGGCGGCAGGCGGCAGGCCACCTTCGCCTCTGTGA
- the rpsT gene encoding 30S ribosomal protein S20, producing the protein MANIKSQIKRNRQNEDARLRNKSVKSTLKTAVRRFREAADAGDAPKAQENARVAARLLDKAASKGVIHANQAANRKSSIFKKAASL; encoded by the coding sequence GTGGCGAACATCAAGTCCCAGATCAAGCGCAACCGCCAGAACGAGGATGCGCGGCTTCGCAACAAGTCTGTGAAGTCGACCCTCAAGACGGCAGTTCGCCGCTTCCGTGAGGCCGCCGACGCCGGCGATGCCCCGAAGGCGCAGGAGAACGCCCGCGTGGCGGCTCGCCTGCTCGACAAGGCTGCCAGCAAGGGCGTTATCCACGCCAACCAGGCCGCCAACCGGAAGTCGTCCATCTTCAAGAAGGCCGCTTCTCTCTGA
- the holA gene encoding DNA polymerase III subunit delta: MAARKNSAPKLGDVLLVTGAETFLADRAVRSAIVAVSKDTADVEVTDVAAADLDVGVFAELTGPSLFATERVLVLRALETLPAEMVPHLLEYAGSPADDVLVVLVHSGGQKGKAVLDKLRKASVNEVVATAPKTWELPQFVLGEVRLLKGSIDERGATALVDAVGHDLRALAGACSQLVSDSDGQPINQDLISQYFGGRAEVTSFAVADAAIAGRTEPALEQLRWALDCGVASVLVTSAMAGGLRGLAKYTSAPSGLREADLAREVGVPPWKLKTLKQQARGWTAGGLATAIKAVAQADADVKGASGDAGYALERMVITVSRAHGRR; this comes from the coding sequence ATGGCAGCTCGAAAGAATTCCGCGCCCAAGCTCGGCGACGTCCTGCTGGTGACGGGCGCCGAGACGTTCCTGGCCGACCGGGCGGTCCGTTCCGCGATCGTGGCAGTGTCGAAGGACACCGCCGACGTGGAGGTGACCGACGTCGCCGCGGCCGATCTCGATGTCGGGGTGTTCGCCGAGCTGACCGGCCCCTCGCTGTTCGCGACCGAGCGAGTCCTCGTACTGCGGGCGCTCGAGACCCTGCCTGCGGAGATGGTGCCGCACCTGTTGGAGTACGCAGGTTCGCCGGCTGACGATGTGCTGGTGGTCCTCGTGCACTCAGGTGGGCAGAAGGGCAAGGCGGTCCTCGACAAGTTGCGGAAGGCCTCGGTCAACGAAGTGGTCGCGACCGCGCCGAAGACCTGGGAGCTGCCCCAGTTCGTGCTCGGTGAGGTTCGGCTTCTGAAAGGGAGCATCGACGAGCGTGGTGCGACCGCTCTTGTCGATGCCGTTGGACACGACCTGCGGGCGCTTGCCGGTGCGTGTTCGCAACTGGTGTCGGACTCCGACGGGCAGCCGATCAACCAGGACCTGATCAGTCAGTACTTCGGCGGTCGCGCCGAGGTGACCAGCTTCGCCGTTGCCGACGCCGCGATCGCGGGCCGGACGGAGCCTGCGCTCGAACAGTTGCGCTGGGCGTTGGACTGCGGAGTCGCGTCAGTCCTCGTCACCAGCGCGATGGCTGGTGGGCTCCGCGGGCTGGCGAAGTACACGAGTGCGCCAAGTGGTCTTCGCGAGGCAGACCTGGCCCGCGAGGTCGGCGTACCGCCGTGGAAGCTGAAGACCCTGAAGCAACAAGCCCGCGGCTGGACCGCAGGCGGCCTGGCCACCGCCATCAAGGCGGTCGCCCAAGCAGACGCCGACGTCAAAGGCGCCTCCGGCGACGCCGGCTACGCCCTCGAGCGAATGGTGATCACAGTCAGCCGCGCCCACGGCCGCCGCTAA
- a CDS encoding DegV family protein, with the protein MSARVHVVTDSTAGLSAHEVLRLPLTVVPLQVVIGGISYDDGATSADAVAEALKTFTPVSTSRPAPQSFADTYAACAADGAEAIVSIHLSGDMSGTFEAAMIGAKESPIPVRVVDSRSLGMGLGFPVLAAAAAAAAGADQAGVEAAARARMSAVSSYFYVDTLEYLRRGGRIGAAQALFGTALAVKPLLTISGGRIVPLEKVRTSSRAIARLADIAVQRAGDGPVQLAVHHLANLDKAQTLADGLADRLPQADEIVLREVGAVIGAHVGPGLLAVVVAPH; encoded by the coding sequence ATGTCAGCCCGCGTGCACGTCGTCACCGACTCCACCGCGGGTCTGTCGGCGCACGAGGTGCTCCGGCTCCCGCTGACCGTCGTACCGCTCCAGGTCGTGATCGGCGGGATCTCGTACGACGACGGTGCCACCAGCGCGGATGCGGTCGCGGAGGCGCTCAAGACGTTCACCCCGGTTTCGACCAGCCGGCCGGCTCCGCAGTCGTTCGCCGATACGTATGCCGCATGCGCCGCCGACGGCGCTGAGGCCATCGTTTCGATCCACTTGTCCGGGGACATGTCCGGCACGTTCGAGGCGGCGATGATCGGCGCGAAGGAGTCGCCGATCCCGGTCCGCGTGGTCGATTCGCGGTCGCTCGGGATGGGGCTCGGGTTCCCGGTTCTCGCGGCAGCCGCTGCCGCTGCCGCCGGCGCGGACCAGGCCGGCGTCGAGGCGGCCGCCCGGGCCCGGATGTCGGCGGTGTCGTCGTACTTCTACGTGGACACCCTCGAGTACTTGCGCCGCGGCGGCCGAATCGGTGCCGCCCAAGCCCTTTTCGGTACTGCGCTCGCGGTCAAACCACTCCTGACCATCAGCGGCGGCCGAATCGTGCCACTCGAAAAAGTCCGTACGTCGAGCCGCGCGATCGCCCGTCTGGCCGACATCGCCGTCCAGCGAGCCGGCGACGGCCCGGTCCAACTGGCAGTCCACCATCTCGCCAACCTGGACAAGGCCCAAACCCTCGCCGACGGCCTCGCCGACCGCCTGCCCCAAGCCGACGAAATAGTCCTCCGCGAAGTAGGCGCCGTCATCGGCGCGCACGTGGGCCCCGGCCTCCTCGCCGTCGTGGTAGCCCCGCACTAG
- a CDS encoding ComEC/Rec2 family competence protein, producing MSGQAEVEPWDVRLLVPAGAGWATAVILIGQHPLAGVLTGTIALLLAGVLFVGFRRGPVVVTAVGVTVVVAGMAFAAALQVQSLRAGPVRELASTEAAVKVRLKIDGDPAVRSTTSRRPPYVVVRATIEEITGRGQTTRVRTPVLVIGSVQWKDVRFGQHLEAGGRLGPVESGSDVAAMLSARAAPKVLDEPSWWLRAAERVRLGLRQAVAGEPEAVRGLVPALVMGDESALPTELADDFKVTGLTHLSAVSGTNLTLLLAFVLPLARLLGVRARGLNIVGLAMVAVFVVLARPQPSVLRAAVMGLVALAAMTSSGGRRRAVRTLSVAVLALLLLDTSLARSAGFALSVLATAGIVLLGPTWRDALATWMPVRLAEAIACPLAAQIACTPVVAWLSGQVSLVAVAANLLAGPAVGPATIIGFGTAGIALLSADLARLAGWVAGWPARWIILIAQQGADLPGAASAWPATVIGVGVLTLLCLALIIGLHRILAKPIAVVLAVVLVAVVVLRPVGSLTWPPKGWLLVACDVGQGDGLVLRIGGDAAIVVDTGPDPAVMDHCLRELQVTHVPVLVFTHFHADHVGGLAGVLHGRKVDEIEMTPYFSPAAEYRRVAELAELHRIPLRTVAFHEQRSVGPVSWTALWPARVPALPQSGRSSATPTDEGSPENNASIAMMVQVSGLRLLLTGDLEPESQRAVLATGVDLRADVLKVPHHGSAQQDPIFIQSTGAKLALISAGIDNDYGHPAPRTLDLLTHAGMTIARTDIQGSLAVLTTDQHLSLTTHR from the coding sequence GTGTCTGGGCAGGCGGAGGTGGAGCCGTGGGATGTGCGGCTGCTGGTTCCGGCGGGTGCGGGTTGGGCGACCGCGGTGATTTTGATCGGTCAGCACCCACTGGCGGGGGTGCTGACCGGCACAATCGCGCTCCTGCTCGCCGGTGTCCTGTTCGTGGGATTCCGGCGAGGTCCGGTCGTCGTGACGGCTGTCGGGGTGACTGTCGTAGTGGCGGGCATGGCGTTCGCAGCCGCCTTGCAAGTGCAGAGCCTTCGAGCCGGGCCAGTGCGGGAGCTGGCATCGACCGAGGCAGCAGTGAAGGTCCGGTTGAAGATCGACGGCGACCCAGCCGTCCGGAGTACTACAAGCAGGCGACCGCCGTACGTGGTGGTTCGTGCGACGATCGAGGAGATAACTGGGCGAGGACAGACAACGCGAGTGCGTACGCCGGTGCTGGTGATCGGATCAGTTCAGTGGAAGGACGTCCGGTTCGGCCAACATCTCGAAGCGGGCGGCCGATTAGGACCGGTCGAGTCGGGTTCCGACGTCGCCGCCATGCTCTCGGCACGAGCAGCCCCGAAGGTTCTCGACGAACCATCCTGGTGGCTGCGAGCCGCCGAACGAGTACGACTCGGGCTCCGGCAAGCAGTCGCCGGCGAGCCGGAGGCCGTGCGTGGCTTGGTTCCAGCCCTGGTGATGGGTGACGAATCCGCCCTGCCGACCGAGCTGGCCGACGACTTCAAAGTCACCGGCTTGACCCACCTGTCGGCCGTCTCGGGTACGAACCTCACCCTCCTACTCGCGTTCGTCCTACCGCTTGCCCGGCTGCTCGGAGTCCGCGCCCGCGGGCTCAACATCGTCGGCCTCGCGATGGTGGCCGTGTTCGTCGTACTCGCACGCCCCCAGCCAAGCGTCCTGCGCGCCGCCGTCATGGGCTTGGTCGCATTGGCCGCGATGACAAGCAGCGGCGGTCGACGAAGAGCGGTGCGCACCTTGTCGGTCGCAGTTCTCGCCCTACTCCTACTCGACACCTCACTAGCAAGATCTGCCGGTTTCGCCCTGTCGGTACTAGCCACCGCCGGCATCGTGCTCCTCGGCCCAACCTGGCGCGACGCACTGGCCACCTGGATGCCGGTACGCTTAGCTGAAGCGATCGCCTGCCCGCTAGCCGCGCAGATCGCCTGTACTCCGGTGGTCGCGTGGCTGTCGGGTCAGGTCTCGCTGGTGGCAGTAGCGGCAAACCTCCTCGCCGGACCAGCCGTAGGCCCCGCCACGATCATCGGATTCGGCACGGCCGGTATCGCCTTGCTGAGCGCAGATCTGGCTCGCCTGGCCGGTTGGGTCGCGGGCTGGCCGGCGCGCTGGATCATCCTCATCGCTCAGCAAGGAGCAGATCTCCCAGGCGCCGCGAGTGCTTGGCCCGCCACGGTGATCGGCGTCGGCGTACTCACGCTGCTCTGCCTCGCCCTGATCATCGGCCTGCACCGCATCCTCGCGAAGCCGATCGCCGTGGTGCTGGCCGTAGTACTAGTTGCTGTCGTCGTACTTCGCCCAGTCGGTTCGCTCACCTGGCCGCCAAAGGGCTGGCTTCTCGTGGCTTGCGATGTGGGCCAAGGCGACGGCCTCGTACTGCGAATTGGCGGCGACGCAGCGATCGTCGTGGACACCGGCCCGGATCCCGCGGTCATGGACCATTGCTTGCGCGAGTTGCAGGTGACGCATGTGCCCGTGCTTGTCTTCACGCACTTCCACGCGGACCACGTCGGGGGACTGGCCGGAGTACTGCATGGTCGCAAGGTCGACGAGATCGAGATGACGCCGTACTTCTCACCTGCTGCCGAGTACAGGCGCGTTGCCGAGTTGGCGGAGCTGCATCGGATACCGCTGCGGACGGTCGCGTTCCACGAGCAGCGGTCGGTCGGTCCGGTGAGCTGGACCGCTCTCTGGCCGGCGCGGGTTCCCGCTCTGCCGCAGTCGGGCCGATCTTCGGCGACGCCGACCGATGAGGGGTCGCCGGAGAACAACGCCAGCATCGCGATGATGGTCCAGGTCTCCGGCCTGCGTCTGCTCCTGACCGGCGACCTCGAACCAGAGTCCCAACGAGCCGTCCTGGCCACGGGGGTCGACCTCAGAGCCGACGTACTCAAGGTCCCGCACCACGGCTCCGCCCAGCAGGACCCCATTTTCATCCAGTCCACCGGCGCCAAACTCGCCCTCATCTCCGCCGGTATCGACAACGACTACGGCCACCCGGCCCCCCGCACCCTCGACCTCCTCACCCACGCAGGCATGACCATCGCCCGAACCGACATCCAGGGCTCCCTCGCCGTCCTGACCACCGACCAGCACCTCTCCCTCACCACCCACCGGTGA